One segment of Zhihengliuella halotolerans DNA contains the following:
- a CDS encoding L-serine ammonia-lyase — protein sequence MPLGVLDLFSIGIGPSSSHTVGPMRAARRFTEELTAQGLSDRVARVKSELFGSLGATGIGHGSDAAVVIGLCGHDPETLDADAAPAIVAEAVEGRCLLLGGSREVRFDRARDVVLHRRRSLPGHPNGMRITAYDDGGEALVEREYFSVGGGFVVSSDELDRPVTEVAPDEPYPFSDAGELLARCRESGLSIAGVMLANELTRHSEEHLRSSLLRIWEVMQECVENGCTRTEATLPGGLNVRRRAPDLRARLRADAVALTSQGDPFEAMEWVNLFALAVNEENASGGRIVTAPTNGAAGIIPAVLHYYKDFVPGVNNDRIVDFLLTAGAIGILFKMNASISGAEVGCQGEVGSACSMAAAGLCAVLGGTPEQVENAAEIGLEHNMGLTCDPVGGLVQVPCIERNAIASVKAINAARLAVRGDGQHRVSLDQAIATMRQTGADMKTKYKETSRGGLAVNVVEC from the coding sequence ATGCCGCTCGGCGTCCTGGACCTGTTCTCCATCGGCATCGGCCCCTCCTCCTCTCATACGGTGGGGCCGATGCGGGCCGCACGTCGCTTCACCGAGGAACTGACGGCCCAGGGGCTGTCGGACCGGGTGGCGCGCGTGAAGTCCGAGCTTTTCGGGTCGCTGGGCGCCACGGGCATCGGGCACGGCTCCGACGCAGCTGTTGTGATCGGGTTGTGCGGGCACGACCCCGAAACACTGGACGCGGACGCTGCGCCGGCGATCGTGGCCGAGGCCGTCGAGGGGCGTTGCCTGCTTCTCGGCGGTAGCCGTGAGGTCCGCTTCGACCGGGCCCGCGACGTCGTGCTCCACCGCCGGCGTTCCCTGCCCGGGCACCCCAACGGGATGCGGATCACGGCGTACGACGACGGCGGGGAGGCCCTCGTCGAACGCGAGTACTTCTCGGTCGGCGGCGGGTTCGTGGTCTCCTCCGACGAACTCGACCGGCCGGTCACCGAGGTCGCCCCGGACGAGCCGTACCCCTTCAGCGACGCGGGCGAGCTGCTGGCGCGCTGCCGGGAGTCGGGACTCTCGATCGCGGGCGTCATGCTCGCGAACGAGCTGACCCGGCACAGCGAGGAGCACCTGCGCAGCTCGCTCCTGCGCATCTGGGAGGTCATGCAGGAATGCGTCGAGAACGGCTGCACCCGCACGGAGGCGACGCTCCCGGGCGGGCTGAACGTCCGACGTCGTGCTCCCGACCTGCGTGCGCGGCTCCGGGCCGACGCGGTGGCTCTGACGAGCCAGGGGGATCCTTTCGAGGCCATGGAGTGGGTCAACCTCTTCGCGCTCGCGGTCAACGAGGAGAACGCGTCGGGCGGCAGGATCGTGACGGCCCCGACGAACGGGGCGGCCGGCATCATCCCCGCCGTCCTGCACTACTACAAGGACTTCGTTCCTGGAGTGAACAACGACAGGATCGTCGACTTCCTGCTCACTGCGGGAGCGATCGGGATACTGTTCAAAATGAACGCCTCGATCTCGGGGGCCGAAGTCGGCTGCCAGGGAGAGGTCGGCTCCGCCTGTTCGATGGCGGCTGCGGGCCTCTGCGCGGTGCTCGGCGGGACACCCGAACAGGTGGAGAACGCGGCGGAGATCGGGCTCGAACACAACATGGGCCTGACCTGCGACCCCGTCGGCGGCCTGGTTCAGGTGCCCTGCATCGAACGCAACGCGATCGCCTCCGTCAAGGCGATCAACGCCGCCCGCCTCGCCGTACGTGGGGACGGCCAGCACCGGGTGTCGCTCGATCAGGCGATAGCCACCATGCGTCAGACCGGCGCGGATATGAAGACCAAGTACAAGGAAACCTCGCGCGGCGGCCTCGCGGTCAACGTCGTCGAATGCTGA